From Abyssibius alkaniclasticus:
GCGGCAATCGTGCTTTATGCCTTTGGCTCCGGCCCGATCCGTGGTTTTGCCATCACGCTTGGCCTTGGCATTGTCACCTCGGTCTTTACGGCAATCTGGCTGACGCGGCTGATCATCTCAAGCTGGCTCAACTGGCGCCGGCCCAAAACTCTTACCATATAAAGGTGCCAAGATGCGGCTAAAGCTGGTCAAGGACGAAACCCATATCAAGTTTTTCAAATACGCCAAGGTAACGTTCGGGGCGTCTGTTGTGGCGGTGATCGCTTCGATCATCATTTTCCTGTCCAACGGCTTGAATTACGGTATCGACTTTCGCGGCGGCACGATGATGCGCATCGAAAGCCCGGTTGACAGCGGCGTTGGCGCGCTGCGCGATGTGCTGTCACCACTTGGGCTTGGCGATATCAACGTCACCGAAGTGTTTGACCCGTCGACCGCGGTCACGGCCACGTCAAGCCACGAATACATGGTGCGGGTCGAGCAGCAGGGCGATGACGAGGCACAGCAGAACGCGGCGGTGCTGTTGATCAAGCAAACGCTGGATGCGAATTTTGACGGGCTGATCTACCTGCAAACCGATGCGGTCAGCGGCAAGGTTTCGGGCGAGCTTATTCAAAGCGGCATAATCGCCGTGCTGATCTCGGTTGTCGCCGTGCTGTTCTACGTCTGGCTGCGGTTTGAATGGCAGTTTTCCGTGGGTGCCGTAGCCGCACTCGTGCATGACGTGATTCTGACCATCGGGGTGTTTTCGCTGATCGGGTTGGAGTTCAACCTGTCGATCATCGCGGCCTTGCTGACCATTGTCGGCTATTCGCTGAACGATACGGTGGTGGTGTTTGACCGTGTGCGCGAAAACCTGCGCAAGTTCAAGACGATGGACCTGAAAGAGCTGCTCGACCTTGCCATCAACGAAACCCTGTCACGCACGGTCATGACCGCTGTAACCACGCTGCTGGCGCTCTTTGCGCTCTATTTCCTTGGCGGCGATGTGGTGCGCGGTTTCACTTTTGCAATGATCTGGGGCATTGTCGTGGGCACCTATTCCTCGGTCTTCGTGGCCTCGAATATTGTGCTTTGGCTCGATGTAAAACGCGACTGGTCCAAGCCCGACCCGAATGCAGGCACGCAATTTGCCGATATTGATGCATGATTGAAACGCTATACCAGTCCCTGTTCTTTCCGGGGCTGGTCTGGCTGCTTGGTGCGGCATTTGTTGGCGGGCTGGTGCGCGGCTTTACGGGCTTTGGCACGGCAATGGTGTTTATCCCCGTCGCCAGCCTGTTTCTGACACCGGTCTCCGCCATCGCGGCACTTGTCGTCATGGATATTTTTGGCCCGGCGCCGCTGTTGCGGCGCGCGTGGCGGGCTGTCGATCGGGCCGAGCTTGGGCGGCTGGTGCTGGGTGGGCTCATTGGCATTCCGCTTGGCACGCTGGCGCTGACCGCGCTCGACCCTGTCGCCTTTCGATGGGGTGTGTCCGCCACAAGCCTGACCCTGCTTGCCGTGCTGGCCAGCGGCTGGCGCTATGAGGGCCGGCCGACCGCGCGGCTGGTGCTGGCCATTGGCTTTGCTGCTGGCTTTTTGGGTGGGCTTGCCGGCCTGCCGGGGCCGATCGTCATTTTGTTTTACCTTTCGGGGCGGCGCGCGATTGCGGAAATTCGCGGGGTCAGCCTGCTGTTCCTGTTCTCGACCGATGTCGTGCTGATCGCCACATTCTGGCTGCGCGGCCTGATTGGCATCAACGACATTGCGCTTGGCCTGATCTGCGCAATTCCACTGGCCATTGGCGCGGTGCTGGGCCAAACCCTGTTTCGCCCGGAACAGGCGCGGTTGTTTTGCACCGTCGCCTATGGTCTGATTGCCGTGGCGGCCATATCGGGCCTGCCCGTATTTGATGGGGCGCGCTGATGAAGCTGAATACGCAGAATTTTGAAAACGGAATGCAGGTGGAAGGTTACGGCCCCGGCTTTTTCCGTGTCACCGGCCATATACACCACGGCCCGATGATCATCAGCCCGACATCCGCCATGCCCTGGGGCGGGTGGGATGATCTGGACCCGATTGTCGCACTGGCAGGGCAGGTCGATGTGCTGCTGGTGGGCACGGGCGCCGATGTAGCACCCTTTCCGCCCGCATTCCGCGCGCTGCTCACCAAGCACGACCTGTGGGCCGACCCGATGGCCACGCCCGCCGCATTGCGCACCTATAACGTGCTTTTGGCCGAGGCGCGGCGTGTGGCGCTGGCGGTTTTGCCCGTTGGCCAGCCTAATCCGCCCGAATCTGGCGATTGATGGTTGCAAGCGCCTGCCGCAACCCTATCTTGAACGTAAGCCGACCGACGAGTCGCGTTTAACGAAAGGAACATCCGATGGCTTTTTCACTCCCCGATCTGCCCTATGCCCATGACGCGCTTGCCTCCAAAGGCATGAGCGCCGAAACGCTGGAATATCACCACGATCTGCACCACAAGGCCTATGTCGACAACGGCAACAAGCTGATTGCCGGCACCGAATGGGAGGGCAAATCGCTCGAAGACATCATCATTGGCACCTATAACGCCACCTCGGTGGCGCAGAACGGTATTTTCAACAATATCAGCCAGTTGTGGAACCATAACCAGTTTTGGGAAATGATGGGGCCGGGCGCATCCTCGATGCCGGGCGATCTGGAGCGCGAGCTTGTTGCAAGCTTTGGCTCCGTCCAGAAATTCAAGGATGATTTTTCCGCCGCCGGTGCTGGCCAGTTCGGCTCGGGCTGGGCATGGCTTGTGAAAGACAAGGACGGTGGCCTGAAGGTCACAAAGACCGAAAACGGCGTAAACCCGCTATGCTTCGGGCAGACCGCGCTGCTGGGTTGCGATGTGTGGGAACATTCCTACTACATCGATTTTCGCAACAAACGCCCCGCCTATCTGACCAACTTCCTTGACAATCTGGTCAACTGGGAAAATGTGGCCGCGCGCTTGGCCAATGCCTGAAACCCGGCTATAGCATCAAAAGGGCCGCCCGTTCTGGCGGCCCTTTTTTGTGAAAGTTCACTATGCCCCTGATAACGCCAACAACGCGCGCGGTATTCGCGCTGGTCTGCGCCTGTTCGGTTTGGGGTCTGTCCGGGATATATTACAAGACCATCGCGCATGTGCCGCCATTGGAGGTGCTGAGCCACCGCACCCTGTGGAGCGCGGTTTTCTTTGGCACGGTTCTGCTGGTGCAGGGCCGCAGCGCACAGGTGCGCGCCACATTTGCCGACCGCAGAAGCCTTGCGCGGCTGGCCGTGGCCGCCGTGGTGATCGCCATTAACTGGGGCGGCTTTATCCTGTCGATCCAGATGGGTTGGGCGCTTGAAGCCAGCCTTGGCTATTACATTTTTCCGCTAGTGTCGGTTGCCATCGGCTATTTCGTGTTTGGCGAAAGGTTCCGCACAAAACAAGCGCTTGCGATTGGCATTGCCGCTGTGGCCGTGCTGGTGCTGACCCTCGGGCTGGGTGCCGCCCCGTGGATGGCGCTGATGCTGGCCACCACCTTTGGCGCCTATGGGATGATCAAAAAACAGCTCGACCTTGGCCCGGTGATCAGCGTGTTTTTTGAAACCATGCTGCTGGCGCCTCTGGCGATTGTCTGGCTGCTGGGCGCCTATCTGGATGACTGGTCGCTGGTGGGGCGCAGCGCGGGCGTTTTTGGCACCAATTGGCAAGACAGCCTGCTATTGGCCTTTTCGGGCATCATGACCGGCGGGCCGCTTGTGCTGTTTTCCTATGCGGCGCGCAGGCTGACATTGACCAGCGTTGGCCTTGTGCAATATCTCAACCCCACGCTGCAATTTGCCGTTGCGGCGCTGGTTTTTGCCGAGCCTGTCACGCTGTGGCACAGCATCGCCTTTCCGCTGATCTGGGGCGGGCTGGCGCTTTATACCTGGGATAACTGGCGCACCGAGCGCAAGCGCGTGGCCAAATCGCCGACTGTGCCGATCAACTGAAGCGCATGGCCGTTGCGCGAATGGCGGCAATAAAATCGCTATATCTCGTGTTTATTTGGCAGGATCGCTCTGCTATTGAAAGGGGGTAAGGTTCCGAATTCAGGGTAGAAAATGACAGAGCAACAGGCAAAACGGCGCAGCCCGTTGGTTTGGATTATTCTGATCCTTTTGGGTGCGGCTGTTGCTGGCTATGTGTATTGGTCAAAGCAAACACCTGCTGCACAGATCGGGGCTGAAAGCGCGGTGCCCGAAGTTGCCGTGGCAGATGCGGGCAGCCAAGCGGTTGAGATGCCAGCGCCAAACACCGAAAGCACCGCTGAAGCCGCGCCAGAGCAGGAAGCGGTTGCCGAAGAAACCCCGGCAGAAAATACCGGGGTGAGCGGCACGGCATCAGAGGTTGTCGGCGGTGAGACTGTAGCCGCCAATGCGTCCGAAACCGCAGCGCAAGCGCCGGATGAAACTGAACCCGCAGCGGCGCAAACCACGGTTGAGCCTGCCGTTGCTGAAACCGATGCAACAGAAATGGTGGTGGCTGAAACCCCTGCAACGCCTCCAGCCGAAGTGCCAGGGGGTGCCGGGCCCGTGGCGCCAGCCACTGCCACCGTGGAAACAGCACCGGATGAGCCAGCAGCGGAAGTGACACTTCAGGCTGAAGCTGTGGCGACGGCGGTTGCCGGAGAAATCACCGCGCCCGCGCCGGAGGTTGTGGCGCGTATTGACACGACCGCGCCGCGTTTTGGCACGGGCAACGCCCCCGTCGCCCCGCAGGGCGCGGATTCGCCCGAGATTGCTACAAGCAGCGCCCCCGCGCTAAGCACCCTGCCGCAGGCCGAAATTCCGCCAGCCGCAACCGAAAGTAACGATGTCCGGATCAGCGGCTCGGCATCCGATGGCACCGTGCCGCGCTTTGATGTCGTGCGCATCGATGCCAATGGCGGAATCGTTGTCGCGGGGCGCGCGGCCCCCGGTTCCACCGTAACCGTGCGGCTTGGCGGTGTGCCAATCGCCGAAGCGCGCGTGGATGACAATGGCCAGTTTGTCGCCATCATCAATGCCCCCGCCAGCGAAGCCCCGCAAGCCTTGCAGCTTGAATCGGTCTTGCCCGAACAGGCCAGCGTGGCCGGGGCTGAAGAATTCATCGTGCTGCCCGCCCCCGCCAATGCCGCCGATACCACCCCCGCCCTTGTGCGCACCAGCCCTGAAACGGTAGAGCTTGTGCAGCCCTTTGTGGGCGAGGTGGACGCGGTCAGCCTTGATACGATCAGCTATTCGACCGTGGGCGCGGTGGTGCTGAACGGGCGCGCGCAACCCGGCACCGCCATCCGTGCCTATGCCAATGATGCGCTGATCGGCGAAACCGTGGTCGGTGAAACCGGCCAGTGGCGGCTGGATGTGCCGGGGCTGGATGCCGGTGTTTACAGGCTGCGGATTGACGAGATCGACGCAAGCGGCGCTGTGACCAGCCGCGTTGAAAGCCCGTTCCAGCGCGAAACCCCCGAAGCCGCCGCCGCACAGGCGATGGCCGCACAGGCGGGCGGGCAGGTGATTGTGCAGCCCGGCAACACGCTGTGGCTGATGGCCAGTCAGGCCTATGGCGAAGGGCTGCTGTATACGCAGATATTCGCGGCAAATTCCGAGTCCATTCGTGATCCGGACCTGATTTATCCCGGGCAGGTTTTCGCGATTCCGGTGCTGCCCTGAGCCGTTAATCCGGCTGGTCTTTGCTGCGCGCCTGGGCTAGGACTATGGCCCAGCCAAAGGATAGCCATGCAAAAGCCAGCCCCTGTCAAAGCCTATTCGGGCCTGCAAATCATGCGCAAGGTCGTGCCCTATCTTTGGCCAAAAGGTCAGCTATGGGTAAAACGGCGCGTGGTTCTGGCAATGGCGGCCTTGTTGGTTGCCAAGCTGGCCACGGTTGCCACCCCGCTGTTTTTTATGGCTGCGGTCGATGCGCTGGCGCCCGATGGGGCGGCAAGCGAGGGTGGTTTTTTGCTGGCGATCGGCGCGATAGGCCTGGTTGTGGCTTACGGGTTCATGCGGGTGGCCGCTGTCGGGTTCAACCAGCTGCGCGATGCGGTTTTTGCCCGCGTCGGCCAGCGCGCGCTGCGGCGTCTGGCGCTGGAAACCTTTCAGCATATGCACGCGCTTTCGCTGCGCTACCATATTTCGCGCAAAACCGGCGCGCTGAGCCGGATTATCGAACGCGGTGTGAAAGGGGTGGATTTTCTGCTGCGCTTCCTGCTGTTCTCGATGGGGCCACTGGTGCTGGAACTGCTGATGGTGGGTGTCATCCTGCTGGTGGTGTTCAATGTCTGGTATATGCTGGTGGTCGCCGTCACCATTGCGCTTTATGTCTGGTTTACCTTTGCCGTTACCGAATGGCGCGTGGCGATCCGCCGCCGCATGAATGAGCGTGATCAGGATGCCAACCAAAAAGCGATAGATGCGCTTTTGAACTATGAAACGGTCAAGTATTTCAACGCCGAAGCGCGTGAGGCCGGGCGCTATGACAATTCGATGGAAGGCTATGAGA
This genomic window contains:
- a CDS encoding superoxide dismutase, which codes for MAFSLPDLPYAHDALASKGMSAETLEYHHDLHHKAYVDNGNKLIAGTEWEGKSLEDIIIGTYNATSVAQNGIFNNISQLWNHNQFWEMMGPGASSMPGDLERELVASFGSVQKFKDDFSAAGAGQFGSGWAWLVKDKDGGLKVTKTENGVNPLCFGQTALLGCDVWEHSYYIDFRNKRPAYLTNFLDNLVNWENVAARLANA
- a CDS encoding Mth938-like domain-containing protein translates to MKLNTQNFENGMQVEGYGPGFFRVTGHIHHGPMIISPTSAMPWGGWDDLDPIVALAGQVDVLLVGTGADVAPFPPAFRALLTKHDLWADPMATPAALRTYNVLLAEARRVALAVLPVGQPNPPESGD
- the rarD gene encoding EamA family transporter RarD; amino-acid sequence: MPLITPTTRAVFALVCACSVWGLSGIYYKTIAHVPPLEVLSHRTLWSAVFFGTVLLVQGRSAQVRATFADRRSLARLAVAAVVIAINWGGFILSIQMGWALEASLGYYIFPLVSVAIGYFVFGERFRTKQALAIGIAAVAVLVLTLGLGAAPWMALMLATTFGAYGMIKKQLDLGPVISVFFETMLLAPLAIVWLLGAYLDDWSLVGRSAGVFGTNWQDSLLLAFSGIMTGGPLVLFSYAARRLTLTSVGLVQYLNPTLQFAVAALVFAEPVTLWHSIAFPLIWGGLALYTWDNWRTERKRVAKSPTVPIN
- the secF gene encoding protein translocase subunit SecF; this translates as MRLKLVKDETHIKFFKYAKVTFGASVVAVIASIIIFLSNGLNYGIDFRGGTMMRIESPVDSGVGALRDVLSPLGLGDINVTEVFDPSTAVTATSSHEYMVRVEQQGDDEAQQNAAVLLIKQTLDANFDGLIYLQTDAVSGKVSGELIQSGIIAVLISVVAVLFYVWLRFEWQFSVGAVAALVHDVILTIGVFSLIGLEFNLSIIAALLTIVGYSLNDTVVVFDRVRENLRKFKTMDLKELLDLAINETLSRTVMTAVTTLLALFALYFLGGDVVRGFTFAMIWGIVVGTYSSVFVASNIVLWLDVKRDWSKPDPNAGTQFADIDA
- a CDS encoding sulfite exporter TauE/SafE family protein, producing the protein MIETLYQSLFFPGLVWLLGAAFVGGLVRGFTGFGTAMVFIPVASLFLTPVSAIAALVVMDIFGPAPLLRRAWRAVDRAELGRLVLGGLIGIPLGTLALTALDPVAFRWGVSATSLTLLAVLASGWRYEGRPTARLVLAIGFAAGFLGGLAGLPGPIVILFYLSGRRAIAEIRGVSLLFLFSTDVVLIATFWLRGLIGINDIALGLICAIPLAIGAVLGQTLFRPEQARLFCTVAYGLIAVAAISGLPVFDGAR
- a CDS encoding LysM peptidoglycan-binding domain-containing protein is translated as MTEQQAKRRSPLVWIILILLGAAVAGYVYWSKQTPAAQIGAESAVPEVAVADAGSQAVEMPAPNTESTAEAAPEQEAVAEETPAENTGVSGTASEVVGGETVAANASETAAQAPDETEPAAAQTTVEPAVAETDATEMVVAETPATPPAEVPGGAGPVAPATATVETAPDEPAAEVTLQAEAVATAVAGEITAPAPEVVARIDTTAPRFGTGNAPVAPQGADSPEIATSSAPALSTLPQAEIPPAATESNDVRISGSASDGTVPRFDVVRIDANGGIVVAGRAAPGSTVTVRLGGVPIAEARVDDNGQFVAIINAPASEAPQALQLESVLPEQASVAGAEEFIVLPAPANAADTTPALVRTSPETVELVQPFVGEVDAVSLDTISYSTVGAVVLNGRAQPGTAIRAYANDALIGETVVGETGQWRLDVPGLDAGVYRLRIDEIDASGAVTSRVESPFQRETPEAAAAQAMAAQAGGQVIVQPGNTLWLMASQAYGEGLLYTQIFAANSESIRDPDLIYPGQVFAIPVLP